A single window of Solanum dulcamara chromosome 5, daSolDulc1.2, whole genome shotgun sequence DNA harbors:
- the LOC129889063 gene encoding methylthioribose-1-phosphate isomerase, with product MSSASEGDKTLLSICYRRGSLQLLDQRKLPLETLYLDIRDTKDGWDAIKEMVVRGAPAIAIAAALSLAVEVSNLASFDGTSDDASVFLSKKLDFLVSSRPTAVNLSDAAVKLKEVIRKAAATAKEANSVFQAYIEAAEVMLEDDVTSNKAIGSYGASFIKNYLTDSQNITILTHCNTGSLATAGYGTALGVIRALYADGALERAYCTETRPFNQGSRLTAFELVHENIPATLIADSAAAALMNAGRVKAVIVGADRVAANGDTANKIGTYNLAVSAMHHDIPFYVAAPLTSVDLSLSSGQEIVIEERSPKELLHTRGGLGEQVAASGISVWNPAFDVTPAKLISGIITEKGVITKNGTDTFDIAGFVRKTSGNS from the exons ATGTCTAGTGCAAGTGAAGGAGACAAAACTCTGCTTTCCATCTGTTATAGGCGTGGCTCACTTCAGTTACTTGATCAA AGAAAACTCCCCCTAGAGACCCTTTATTTGGATATCCGCGATACAAAGGATGGCTG GGATGCAATTAAGGAAATGGTTGTCCGTGGAGCACCTGCAATTGCTATAGCTGCTGCACTGTCTTTGGCAGTAGAAGTTTCAAACTTAGCTTCGTTTGATGGGACTTCTGATGATGCATCAGTTTTCCTAAGTAAAAAGTTGGATTTTCTTGTTTCAAG TCGTCCAACAGCTGTTAATCTTTCAGATGCTgcagtaaagcttaaagaagtTATAAGGAAGGCTGCTGCCACAGCCAAAGAAGCCAATTCAGTTTTTCAG GCTTACATTGAAGCTGCTGAAGTTATGCTGGAGGATGATGTTACTTCCAATAAGGCAATTGGTTCATATGGAGCTAGTTTTATTAAGAATTACCTGACAGACTCTCAGAATATAACAATTTTGACCCATTGCAACACAGGAAG TCTTGCCACAGCTGGATATGGAACTGCTCTTGGTGTTATCCGGGCACTTTATGCTGACGGAGCTTTAGAAAGGGCATACTGCACAGAAACACGTCCATTCAACCAG GGATCCAGATTGACTGCATTTGAATTGGTTCATGAAAACATCCCAGCTACCCTTATAGCTGATTCAGCTGCAGCTGCATTGATGAATGCTGGTCGCGTGAAAGCTGTCATTGTTGGAGCTGATCGTGTAGCTGCAAATG GTGATACTGCCAATAAGATCGGAACTTACAACCTTGCTGTTTCTGCCATGCATCATGATATACCATTTTACGTTGCAGCTCCTTTGACTTCTGTTGATCTATCCCTTTCTTCCGGACAAGAAATTGTGATAGAAGAAAGATCTCCAAAGGAACTGTTACATACACGAGGAGGACTAGGTGAACAAGTTGCTGCCTCTGGTATTTCGGTTTGGAACCCTGCATTTGATGTCACCCCAGCTAAGTTGATTAGTGGAATCATCACTGAAAAG GGTGTCATCACGAAGAATGGGACGGACACATTTGATATTGCTGGGTTTGTGCGCAAGACATCAGGAAATTCGTGA